From Camelus dromedarius isolate mCamDro1 chromosome 23, mCamDro1.pat, whole genome shotgun sequence, a single genomic window includes:
- the POLR3GL gene encoding DNA-directed RNA polymerase III subunit RPC7-like, whose protein sequence is MASRGGGRGRGRGQLTFSVEAVGIGKGDALPPPTLQPSPLFPPLEFRPVPLPSGEEGEYVLALKQELRGAMRQLPYFIRPAVPKRDVERYSDKYQMSGPIDNAIDWNPDWRRLPRELKIRVRKLQKERTTILLPKRPPKTTEDKEDTIQKLETLEKKEEEVTSEEDEEKEEEEEKEEEEEEEYDEEEHEEETDYIMSYFDNGEDFGGDSDDNMDEAIY, encoded by the exons ATGGCCAgccggggcgggggccggggtcGCGGCCGGGGCCAGCTGACCTTCAGCGTGGAGGCTGTGGGCATTGGCAAGGGGGATGCcttgcccccacccaccctgcagccttctcctctcttccct CCCTTGGAGTTCCGCCCAGTGCCTCTGCCCTcgggagaggaaggggaataTGTCCTGGCACTGAAGCAGGAGCTACGAGGGGCCATGAGGCAGCTCCCCTACTTCATTCGGCCTGCTGTCCCCAAGAGAG ATGTGGAGCGTTACTCGGACAAATATCAGATGTCAGGGCCAATTGACAATGCCATCGACTGGAATCCAG ATTGGCGACGTCTACCCCGAGAGCTAAAGATCCGAGTAAGGAAGCTACAGAAGGAGC GGACCACCATTCTACTCCCCAAGAGGCCCCCTAAGACCACAGAAGATAAGGAGGACACAATACAGAAACTAGAG AccctggagaagaaggaggaggaagtgacttcagaggaagatgaggagaaagaagaagaagaagagaaggaagaggaggaggaggaggaatatgACGAAGAGGAGCATGAGGAG gaaACTGATTACATCATGTCATATTTTGACAATGGAGAGGACTTTGGGGGTGACAGTGATGACAATATGGATGAGGCTATATACTGA